CATGATAATATATTCCAGAAACAGAAGGTTAAGAACAAACGCCTCCATCAGAAGCCTGGTGCAGGAAACTGTACTCACTGTAAATGATTTTGTAATGCCGGTTTTCGTAATGGAAGGTGAAAATAAAGAGGAACCAATTCCATCGATGCCGGGGATTTACAGAAGATCTGTTGACCTGACGGTAAAGGAGTGTAAGGAGCTCTTTTCATTGGGTGTAAAAGCTGTTAACCTGTATATGAAAGTTTCAGGAAACCTGAAAGACAACACCGGTAAAGAAGCATGGAATAAAAACGGACTGATGCAGAATACCATCAAGGCGATCAAAGATGCAGTTCCGGAAATGGTTGTAATGCCTGATGTTGCTTTGGATCCGTATTCAATTTACGGTCATGACGGGATCATTACCAACGGAAAAGTAGACAACGATGCCACGAATGAAGCATTGGTGAAAATGTCTGTTTCCCACGCAGAAGCAGGTGCGGATATCGTAGCGCCCAGCGATATGATGGACGGCCGCGTTGCTGCAATAAGAACGGGACTTGAAGAAAGTGGTTTTACGGATGTTGGAATTTTAAGTTATGCCGCCAAGTATGCCAGTTCATTTTACGGGCCGTTCAGAAGTGCTTTAGACAGTGCTCCGAAAGAAAATGTGGACATTCCGAAAGATAAAAAAACATATCAGATGGATTTTCACAATGCCCGTGAAGCAATGGATGAAGTGATGAAAGATGTGGCAGAAGGTGCGGATATCATCATGATCAAACCGGGACTGCCGTATTTGGATATCGTTTCGCAGGTTCGGGCGCAGATCGATCTGCCAATTGCAGTATACAACGTGAGCGGTGAATACGCCATGCTGAAGGCCGCGGCCCAAAACGGTTGGCT
The sequence above is a segment of the Chryseobacterium taklimakanense genome. Coding sequences within it:
- the hemB gene encoding porphobilinogen synthase, encoding MIIYSRNRRLRTNASIRSLVQETVLTVNDFVMPVFVMEGENKEEPIPSMPGIYRRSVDLTVKECKELFSLGVKAVNLYMKVSGNLKDNTGKEAWNKNGLMQNTIKAIKDAVPEMVVMPDVALDPYSIYGHDGIITNGKVDNDATNEALVKMSVSHAEAGADIVAPSDMMDGRVAAIRTGLEESGFTDVGILSYAAKYASSFYGPFRSALDSAPKENVDIPKDKKTYQMDFHNAREAMDEVMKDVAEGADIIMIKPGLPYLDIVSQVRAQIDLPIAVYNVSGEYAMLKAAAQNGWLDNDKAIIESLTCIKRAGADMIFTYAAKEAAMLLNN